The Faecalibacter bovis genome includes the window ATCCAATTATCAAATCAGGATTTGCATGCACTACTTGATCTTCAAGCACAATTCTGTTCTTCGCATGAAACTCTTTTTTTAATTCAGGGAAACATAAATCTCCACCACAAATTTCAATCAGCTCCATCACCCAAGTCGATCCAGACATGATCGGCTCATACCATTCTTCAAAGTGTACTTTTGGTTTAAAATCTAAATTTGCTCCAATTTCATTGGCTGAATCTAAATTTCGGTTATATTGATCAATCAATTTCAAGCCTTTTTGTTTACACCCTATTAATGATGTAAATTTCAAAATCATATCTAAAATTCCTTCAACAGTATGATGATTAAAAATATAGACATCAATTCCTCTTCGTATTAATTCTGCTGCTAAATCAGCCTGTAAATCCGAGTAACCAATTACCAAATCAGGCTTTAGAGCAATAATTTCATCAAATTTAGCATCTAAAAAAGTAGATACTTTTGGTTTTTCCTTTCTTGCTTGTGGCGGTCGGTATGTAAATCCGCTAATCCCAACTAAACGATTTTGTTCACCTATTGAGTATAAAATTTCAGTTCCTTCTTCTGTTAAACAAATTATTCTTTGTGGATATTTTGCTTTGTACATTATTTTGTGTTTTCGTAAATATACAATTCTGTCATTTATATTTAATGAATATAGTTTTGATTCTTTTATTTTAAAACCTTCATTGCTTCGCAACTCATTTTCACGAGTCCGTTCTCCAAAGTATTTTGTAACGTCTGCTTTTTAAAGAAGCATCCATTACAAAATAATCAATTCCAGCTATCACTTCCATTTTTACTTTACATATTTATCTCCATTTCGTCATTCTGAACTCGTTTCAGAATCGCATCGTAATAATTAATACGATAGTAAAATCTTATTTATAAATCTTCTGCATTATGAAAAATATTGCCTGAAAATCGTAAACGTTAAGAAACTAAATTGATGTAGAGATAAGAATGATTTAGTGAGCGATAGCGAATCATTTAAATCATTCCTCGAAATCAATTTAGTTTTAGTCGAAGATTTTAGCAATGTCTTTTTTGGTTCGTTTTTTTGACGAAAAAAATGAACATATGTTTCTTTAATCATTATAATATTTAAAGCTATATCCAAGCAAAAAACTTCTTAAATAATGTTACAACTTTATATATTCATTCCATTTCGTCATTCTGAACTCGTTTCAGAATTGCATCTTAATTATATAATTACTAGTTTTTTATTCAGAGGTATCAATTAATCTTTCAGAAATAAAATGACATCTAATTCATTCCCGTAATCAAGAGGTTTTTTAGCGAAAATGATTTACAGTCTTGACTTTTTTGAATACTTTTTTATCAAGAAAAAAGTATTGATATATAAATAAGATTATACTGTTTGTAATTATTTTACCTAAGCCACACTGTGGCTTCTCCTTTTAATTTCAAATGTTTTGTGTCAAGACAAAAATGAAAGTATACTATATATAATTTAGAAAACTACCTAATTCTACAGGAAAAGCTACACCAAAACACATATCTAAATTTAATTCAAAAAATATTTCGCTTCTGTTCAGTTAGTTAAGGATAAAACTGAAAATAATTCATAAAACGATTTGGAAAGCTGAATTATCTTGTCTTATATTTGCACTCTCAATACGAAAGACGAGTAGTATTGAAACTTGAAATCGCGAAGAAGTAAACAAAAATAAAAACTTTAAAATTTATTCAAAAAAGATTTTTTAGTTTAAAAATAAGTCTTACCTTTGCAACCGCAAACAACGAAAGAAGTTTGCTTGAAACGAGAAGTTCATTTGAAATTACAATATAGACAGAAGAAATAAAAGCCGAATATAAATTAACGGTCAATCCTTAAATAATAGAGCTAAAGGAAATTCGAAGTTGTAAAACATAGAAGCTAACGCTTCAAACAATATTTATTTACAATGGAGAGTTTGATCCTGGCTCAGGATGAACGCTAGCGGGAGGCTTAACACATGCAAGCCGAGGGGTATTTGTAGCTTGCTACAGAGAGACCGGCGCACGGGTGCGTAACGCGTATGCAACTTGCCCTACTGAAAGGGATAGCCTTTTGAAAAGAAGATTAATACCTTATAACAGTGATTCTGGCATCAGATACACTTGAAAGATTTATCGCAGTAGGATAGGCATGCGTAAGATTAGATAGTTGGTGAGGTAACGGCTCACCAAGTCAACGATCTTTAGGGGGCCTGAGAGGGTGAACCCCCACACTGGTACTGAGACACGGACCAGACTCCTACGGGAGGCAGCAGTGAGGAATATTGGACAATGGGTGAAAGCCTGATCCAGCCATCCCGCGTGAAGGATGACGGCCTTATGGGTTGTAAACTTCTTTTATATGGGGATAAACCTACTTACGTGTGAGTAGCTGAAGGTACCATATGAATAAGCACCGGCTAACTCCGTGCCAGCAGCCGCGGTAATACGGAGGGTGCAAGCGTTATCCGGATTTATTGGGTTTAAAGGGTCCGTAGGCGGACCAATAAGTCAGTGGTGAAAGCCCATCGCTTAACGATGGAACTGCCATTGATACTGTTGGTCTTGAGTGAGGTTGCAGTGGCTGGAATGTGTAGTGTAGCGGTGAAATGCTTAGATATTACGCAGAACACCAATTGCGAAGGCAGGTCACTAAGCCTCAACTGACGCTGATGGACGAAAGCGTGGGGAGCGAACAGGATTAGATACCCTGGTAGTCCACGCCGTAAACGATGGATACTTGCTGTTGGATTTTCGGATTCAGTGGCTAAGCGAAAGTTATAAGTATCCCACCTGGGGAGTACGTTCGCAAGAATGAAACTCAAAGGAATTGACGGGGGCCCGCACAAGCGGTGGAGCATGTGGTTTAATTCGATGATACGCGAGGAACCTTACCAAGGCTTAAATGCATAATGACGTATTTGGAAACAGATATTTCTTCGGACAGAATGCAAGGTGCTGCATGGCTGTCGTCAGCTCGTGCCGTGAGGTGTTAGGTTAAGTCCTGCAACGAGCGCAACCCCTATCATTAGTTGCCAGCGTTTAAAGACGGGGACTCTAATGAGACTGCCAACGCAAGTTGAGAGGAAGGTGGGGACGACGTCAAGTCATCACGGCCCTTACGTCTTGGGCTACACACGTGCTACAATGGTAAGTACAGAGGGCAGCTACTTGGCAACAAGATGCGAATCTCGAAAACTTATCTCAGTTCGGATTGGAGTCTGCAACTCGACTCTATGAAGCTGGAATCGCTAGTAATCGCATATCAGCCATGATGCGGTGAATACGTTCCCGGGCCTTGTACACACCGCCCGTCAAGCCATGGAAGCTGGGGGTACCTGAAGTCGGTGACCGTAACAGGAGCTGCCTAGGGTAAAACTGGTAACTAGGGCTAAGTCGTAACAAGGTAGCCGTACCGGAAGGTGCGGCTGGAACATCTCATTTTTAGAGAACGACGAATTTTCTTCTATTAAATTAGAAGATTGACTGTTTTATTCGGTTTTATTTACTGTCGGATTTGATTTCAAAGATATATATTACAAAGACCACTCTTTAAGAGTATTAAAGAGTCTCATAGCTCAGCTGGTTAGAGCGCTACACTGATAATGTAGAGGTCGGCAGTTCGAGTCTGCCTGAGACTACTAATAGAAATAAAGAGGGGGATTAGCTCAGCTGGCTAGAGCGCTTGCCTTGCACGCAAGAGGTCATCGGTTCGACTCCGATATTCTCCACCAAGCTATAAACGAAACTCGAAATTCGAACTTCGTGAAAAGCAGAAGAGTTCATTGACATTATTAGAAAAAGATAACAAGAAAATTGTTAACGACATACAATCAAACAGAGATTAAGAAATTAATCAAAGCAATATAGAATTAAATAAATAAACGATTTAATTCGGCATTGAAGGTATACAATTAAACAAAAAACGAGTAAGATTAACATAACCGCTCATTAATATGACGGTTAAATTATGAAAAAAGTTACTAAGGGCGTACGGCGGATGCCTAGGCTTTGAGAGGCGATGAAGGACGTGATAAGCTGCGATAAGCTACGGGGAGCGGCACATACGCATTAATCCGTAGATTTCCGAATGGGACAACCCGGCATGTTGAAGACATGTCACTCACGTAAGTGAGAGCGAACGTTGGGAACTGAAACATCTAAGTACCAATAGGAAAAGAAATCAATTGAGATTCCGTAAGTAGTGGCGAGCGAACGCGGATTAGCCCTAAAGACTTTATAATTTTAGCAGAATAACCTGGAAAGGTTAACCGAAGAGGGTGATAGTCCTGTAAGCGAAAAGGTTATATAGTTGATAACGAGTAAGGCGGAACACGAGAAATTCTGTCCGAATATGGGAGGACCATCTTCCAAGGCTAAATACTCCTCAAAGACCGATAGTGAACTAGTACTGTGAAGGAAAGGTGAAAAGCATATCGAATAGATAGTTGAAATAGAACCTGAAACCGTACGCCTACAAGCGGTCGGAGCACGAAAGTGTGACGGCGTGCCTTTTGCATAATGAGCCTACGAGTTAATGTCACTGGCAAGGTTAAGTACTTCAGGTACGGAGCCGAAGCGAAAGCGAGTCTGAATAGGGCGATGCAGTCAGTGGTATTAGACGCGAAACCTTGTGATCTACCCATGGGCAGGTTGAAGCTTTGGTAACACAAAGTGGAGGACCGAACCGGTTGACGTTGAAAAGTCTTCGGATGACCTGTGGGTAGGGGTGAAAGGCCAATCAAACTGGGAAATAGCTCGTACTCCCCGAAATGCATTTAGGTGCAGCGTTTAGTGAAGTATATTAGAGGTAGAGCTACTGATTGGATGCGGGGGCTTCACCGCCTACCAATTCCTGACAAACTCCGAATGCTAATATATGTTTCTAGGCAGTGAGGGCATGGGTGCTAAGGTCCATGTCCGAGAGGGAAAGAACCCAGACCATCAGCTAAGGTCCCCAAATATATGCTAAGTTGAAAAAACGCGGTTGGATTGCATAGACAGCTAGGATGTTAGCTTGGAAGCAGCTATTCATTTAACGAGTGCGTAACAGCTCACTAGTCGAGCGATCCGGCATGGATAATAATCGGGCATAAGCATATTACCGAAGCTATGGATTAGTACATTAGTACTACTGGTAGGGGAGCATTCTATCGACGTCGAAGTCACCTGGTAATGGGTGGTGGAGTTTATAGAAAAGAAAATGTAGGCATGAGTAACGATAAAATAAGTGAGAAACTTATTCGCCGTAAGACTAAGGTTTCCTAAGCTATGCTAATCAGCTTAGGGTTAGTCGGGACCTAACACGAACCCGAAGGGGGTAGTGGATGGCAAACGGGTTAATATTCCCGTACCTGCTCTCAACAAAAGTGACGGATGATCGTAGGTGGTGCGTACTGACGGAATAGTACGTTGAACTTAGGTAAACTAAGGATAGTACACAAAGCCTTCGGGTGGCGTGATAATCCACTGAACATTGTCCCTAGAAATAGCGAGAGAAGCAGCCCGTACCGTAAACCGACACAGGTGGTCGAGGAGAGTATCCTAAGGCGCTCGAGTGAGTCATGGTTAAGGAATTAGGCAAAATAGTCTCGTAACTTCGGGAGAAGAGACGCTGGCAGTAATGTCAGCCGCAGTAAAAAGGCCCAGGCGACTGTTTATCAAAAACACAGGACTCTGCAAAATCGAAAGATGACGTATAGGGTCTGACACCTGCCCGGTGCTGGAAGGTTAAGGAAGGGGGTTAGCTTCGGCGAAGCTCTTAACTGAAGCCCCAGTAAACGGCGGCCGTAACTATAACGGTCCTAAGGTAGCGAAATTCCTTGTCGGGTAAGTTCCGACCTGCACGAATGGTGTAACGATCTGGGCACTGTCTCAACCATGAGCTCGGTGAAATTGTAGTATCGGTGAAGATGCCGGTTAATCGCAACGGGACGAAAAGACCCTGTGAACCTTTACTATAGCTTTGTATTGACTTCGGGTAAATAATGTGTAGGATAGGTGGGAGACTATGAAGCAGCATCGCTAGGTGTTGTGGAGTCATTGTTGAAATACCACCCTTTATTTACTTGGAGCCTAACTCCCTTCGGGAGGACAGTGCATGGTGGGTAGTTTGACTGGGGTGGTCGCCTCCAAAAGAGTAACGGAGGCTTTCAAAGGTACCCTCAGCACGCTTGGTAACCGTGCGTAGAGTGTAATGGCATAAGGGTGCTTGACTGTGAGGCCAACAAGCCGAGCAGGTGCGAAAGCAGGACATAGTGATCCGGTGGTTCCGTATGGAAGGGCCATCGCTCAAAGGATAAAAGGTACTCCGGGGATAACAGGCTAGTCTCCCCCAAGAGCTCACATCGACGGGGAGGTTCGGCACCTCGATGTCGGCTCGTCACATCCTGGGGCTGGAGAAGGTCCCAAGGGTTGGGCTGTTCGCCCATTAAAGTGGCACGCGAGCTGGGTTCAGAACGTCGTGAGACAGTTCGGTCTCTATCTGTTGTGATCGTTAGAAGTTTGAGCGGACTTGACTCTAGTACGAGAGGACCGTGTTGAACAAACCTCTGGTGTATCAGTTGTGCCGCCAGGTGCACCGCTGAGTAGCTACGTTTGGATGAGATAAGCACTGAAAGCATATAAGTGCGAAACTCGCCGCAAGATTAGACTTCTTTAAAGGGTCGTGGCAGACTACCACGTTGATAGGCTATAGATGTAAAGGCAGTGATGTCATAGTCGAGTAGTACTAATTACCCATAAACTTTTTCAAATATTAATTTAACCGTCATAGAGAAGGTTAGTTAATCTTATTTGAATTGTGTACTGGATTGTATCAAAATAAATAAAACAAACACTTGTATTCAAGTATCTAATAATGTTGATAATATATTAGGAATTAAACCTAATTAAAAATATCTAAGAAATTAGGGTGGTTATAGCGAAAGGGCTCACCTCTTCCCATTCCGAACAGAGAAGTTAAGCCTTTCAGCGCCGATGGTACTGCTATTGCGGGAGAGTAGGTCGCCGCCAGTTTTTAAAAAGAATCCTCAATCATTTAATTGGTTGGGGATTTTTTGTGTTTATACTTTACGTAATACGTTTTGAGTTTAATGTGATACGTTTTTAACTGTATGGTGTAATAAAGTTGTATGCGAAGCTGAAACGTGTTCAGCTTGACAATATTTAATGTCTAATTTCTCGATACATTTAAAATGATTAATCTATCATTTAAGCACTTGAATAACTTTTTTACTTGTATATACTTCGTTCAGAATGACAGACTAATTAGCTAATTGTGGTATTTTAAATTATTTAATTTGCAATACATATCTGATACATTACCTTTAGTGCTATTATTGATTATATAATGTAAGAAATTTCTTTTATCTCTTTATCTTCTTGTATTTCAATAACCACTTCCATCATAAGATAATATTTTTATTACTTCATTATGAGTAGTTTCATATTTTAAATTTTCTTCTTGTGTATAGTTGTCACTATAAATGTAAGGTGCAAACATTCTATTAAAAAAGCTTTTTTTTGCATCTTCAATATTGATTAACACTCTTGCACTATCGCTTGCGTCTGTGATGATAATAAAATTATCATCTATCAAAATATCCTTAAACATTTTGTCAAAATGGATTTCATCTGGTTTTGTTTTAATTACAAGCCCTTTAGTTAATTCTTTTTTAGTTGATATTTGATTTATTGTTGCTATCAACTGAAAATAATTTGTAGTAAACTCACAAGTCAAAACAACCTCTAAATCTTTCTCTTTAAAACGTTTTTTCTTATGTAACCATTCATTTTTACACCCTCCTTTTTTAAATTCCTCAATTAAATTTAAAAGTGTATCCAATGGTATTGGTTTAAATTCCGAAGCCTTTTTAAAACCTTGTTCCAACAATTCCAAATAATAACTACAATCCTCTGTTCCTTTTATTTGTACATAACGCTTTTGGTCAAATGGCAAATAGGTTTCAAGTACATTTATTGCTGTTATTTTAGTTTTTTCTTTTTTATTATCAGGTAACAAGGCAATGGAAATCATATTAAATATACCATTAGTATCAAATTTATATTTTCTAATTGCTTTTGAAAAATAGTTACTTATAAAACGAGTATGATATTGAAATTCATTATCGTTTTTAATGTAAGTATCGTAATCTAATCCTAATAGGATATATCTTAATGTCATAATTATGGTCTTTGGTGTGTATTGTGGTATAAATTTTTAAAAAATATTTTGATCTATCTGTTTAGTATTTCAATAAATTCTCCTTTTTTATTTGATTTATCTTTTACTTTTAAAATAAGGTTCTTTTTTTTAATTAAAAAGAAATTATCTCCTTTCTTTTTATAAACAGTGTCTCCTATTTCTATTGAATCACTAATACTAGAAAACCATCTTCCATCCTCAAACGTATCTATTTTATTTGTTTCTGGATTTTTTCCTACAATTGAAAAAAAAGGAGGCTGGAATCTATCATCTTTATAGTTTTTATTAGAAATTATATTTAATGAATAATTTAATTCTTTTTCTTTAATATGTTTATAATCAATTTTACAAGAATGTAAAAATAGTCCCGTACTTATAATTATAAGTTTATATATCATTTTATTAACTGATAATCTGTTATGTTTGTAAAAGTAATATATTTATTCATTAAAAAAGCCCAACTAAAAAGTTGAGCTTTAAAATTATAATTGATTGTTTTATTTATCTCTTGTCATCACGTAATTTACTAATAATTCTAATGATTTACGATATTCGTTGTCTGGCATCTCTTTTAAGATATCTAATGCATCATTCGCATATTTCTGCATCATATTTCTTGTATACTCAATTCCTCCGTTAGCTTTTACAAATTCAATAACTTCACGAACACGTTTTTTATCGTTATTATAGCGCTTAACCGAATTGATTAACCATTTACGATCTTTATCACTTACTTTATTTAATGAATAAATAAGAGGTAAAGTCATTTTTTGTTCTTTAATATCGATTCCGACAGGTTTTCCGATTGCATTTGAAGTTGTATAATCAAATAAATCATCTTTAATCTGAAAAGCAATTCCAACTAATTCACCAAAGCGATGCATTTTATTTGCTGTTTCTTCGTCTACACCAACTGATAACGCACCGGCTTTACAACAAGCCGCAATAAGTGTTGCAGTTTTCATACGAATGATTTCGTAATAAACGTCTTCCGTAATATCTAATTTGCGTGCTTTTTCTAATTGTAAAAGTTCTCCTTCAGAAAGTTCTTGAATTGCAACAGAAACTACTTCTAATAAATCGAAATCTTTATTTTTAGTAGATATAATTAAAGTTTTAGAAAGTAAATAATCACCAACTAAAACAGCAACTTTATTTTTCCAAATAGCGTTTAGCGAGAAAAACCCACGGCGTAATTGGCTATCATCTACCACATCATCGTGAACCAATGTTGCAGTGTGAATTAATTCGATGAATGATGCCGCACGATATGTTTTATCTTGCATTTCGCCCAACATTTTGGCAGATAAAAAAACAAACATTGGTCGCATTTGTTTTCCTTTGCGGCGAACGATGTAATGAGTGATACGATCGAGAAGCGAGACGTTACTCTTCATGGATTCGAAGAACTTGTTTTCAAACAACTTCATCTCCTCAGCAATGGGAGCTTTAATTAAGTCTACTGTGTTACTCAATGGAATTTAATTTTAATTTGTGAAATTCTTGAAGCAGTGAAGTATTTGTTTGGCATGAAAACCTTTAAACTTAAATTCTTCCCCACTTATACAGATTTGATTTTGATCGTGTGAAGATAATGAAATTCCTTCTAATTGTCCTAATTGTGTAGTAAAACCTAATGGTAAAGTAATTGTTTTATTGCTCTTAGAAAATATAAAATCCGAATTATCATTAGGTAAATCAAACCATTGTAAGATTGCAATAGTTTCTAAAGTATAACCGATTAAATACAAACCTATATTCGCTTTATTTGTGCTGATATGCGCACCAGTAACCATAAAATCAGTTTGATATGCTTCTAATTTTTTAGCCGCATGTTTTGTAGAAGAATCAATTGGAATTACATAGTGTGTTGTAGCTTTATTTCCCCATTCTTTGGTTAAGATATGAATCTTATCGTTGTAGATAAAGAAAGCTTCAGCATCCCAATTTGTAGTTAAATTTTTGTATCCAAATGTGGTTTGTTCTGGATAGAAAAACTCAATTTTCTTGGCAACTAAGTTTTGGTTTGTTTTATTTAGATCAATGTCTTTTCGGTAAATGTAGTAAATAGATAGGTCTTGTCTTTTACCTAAATTATTTCCGAAATCGGCGAAGAATAGACGCGTTTCGTCCATTGCAATTTCTTCCCAATCAATATTTGGAGCATTATCTATTGTTATAGTTTGAATGATTTTTCCACTTTGATCAAAACGGATTAAATCAGATCCATTCCCACTATCATTAAGTCCCCAAAAAGAAACTACACTCTTATCTTGATCTTCGTATGCTAAAGCTGAAATTTCGTCTAATTGCTTAGGTAATTCAACAGAATTAAGTTTTATATCATCAATAGAAATGGTATCTTTTACCATTGTTTGTTGTGCGCAACTTAATTGTAAGAATACTAAAATAGATAGGAGTGTAGGTATAAATTTCATTATTTACTTTGATTAATTATCGCCTGTTTTATTGGCTAATTGACCACAAGCTGCATCAATATCTTTTCCTCGACTACGTCTTACATTAACAACAATATTATTGCTTTCTAATGCTTTGATATAATCGTCGATAGCTTTATCGGAAGCTTGTTTGTAAATACCATCATCAATCGAATTATATTCAATGATATTTACTTTAGATGGAACTTTTTTACAAAATTTAACTAAGGCATCAATATCCTCTTTTTTATCGTTAACGCCTCCCCAAACAATGTATTCGAAAGTAATTCGAAGACCAGTTTGTTGATACCAATATTGTAAAGATTCAATTAAATCAGTCAACGGAAATTTAACAGAGAATGGCATAATAACATTACGAACTTCTTCACGAGCAGAATGTAAAGATACTGCTAGATTCACACGTAAATCTTCATCGGCTAGTTTCTCAATCATCTTCGGAATTCCAGAAGTTGATACTGTAATTCTACGAGGAGCCATTCCTAAACCTTCGGGTAATGTAATTTTTTTGATGGCTGAAATTACTTCATTATAATTTAATAAAGGTTCACCCATCCCCATAAAAACAATATTACTTAAAGGTCGGTTAAAATAACGTTTACTTTCTTCGTCAATAATAACTACTTGATCTACAATTTCAGCAGCTGTTAGATTTCGCATACGCTTAATTTGCGCAGTTGCACAAAACGTACAATCTAAACTACAACCAACTTGAGATGATACACAAGCAGTAGTTCTTGTATCTGTAGGAATTAATACAGATTCAACAACGTTCCCATCATGAAGCTTAACTGCATTCTTGATGGTACCGTCGTTTGATTTTTGTAAAAGATCCACTTCAACGGGTTGGATTTGGAAAGAATTTCCTAATTGTTCGCGTAAAGCTTTAGAAATATTCGTCATGTCATCAAATTGATGCGCATTTTTTTTCCATAACCATTCGTACACTTGTTTTGCACGGAATGATTTTTCTCCAATTGATTTGAAGTATTCTTCAATTTCAGATTGTGATAATCTTCTTATGTCTTTTTTTGTATCCAAATCTTAGATTATAAGATTAACATTGCATCACCGTAAGAATAGAACTTGTATCCTTCTTTTACCGCTTCGTTGTACGCTT containing:
- a CDS encoding ABC transporter substrate-binding protein produces the protein MYKAKYPQRIICLTEEGTEILYSIGEQNRLVGISGFTYRPPQARKEKPKVSTFLDAKFDEIIALKPDLVIGYSDLQADLAAELIRRGIDVYIFNHHTVEGILDMILKFTSLIGCKQKGLKLIDQYNRNLDSANEIGANLDFKPKVHFEEWYEPIMSGSTWVMELIEICGGDLCFPELKKEFHAKNRIVLEDQVVHANPDLIIGSWCGKMFKPEIVKTRVGFSEINAIKNNQLFEIKSEFILQPGAAALSDGLLQLQKIISECSKFYSRI
- a CDS encoding polyprenyl synthetase family protein, giving the protein MSNTVDLIKAPIAEEMKLFENKFFESMKSNVSLLDRITHYIVRRKGKQMRPMFVFLSAKMLGEMQDKTYRAASFIELIHTATLVHDDVVDDSQLRRGFFSLNAIWKNKVAVLVGDYLLSKTLIISTKNKDFDLLEVVSVAIQELSEGELLQLEKARKLDITEDVYYEIIRMKTATLIAACCKAGALSVGVDEETANKMHRFGELVGIAFQIKDDLFDYTTSNAIGKPVGIDIKEQKMTLPLIYSLNKVSDKDRKWLINSVKRYNNDKKRVREVIEFVKANGGIEYTRNMMQKYANDALDILKEMPDNEYRKSLELLVNYVMTRDK
- the rlmN gene encoding 23S rRNA (adenine(2503)-C(2))-methyltransferase RlmN, with protein sequence MDTKKDIRRLSQSEIEEYFKSIGEKSFRAKQVYEWLWKKNAHQFDDMTNISKALREQLGNSFQIQPVEVDLLQKSNDGTIKNAVKLHDGNVVESVLIPTDTRTTACVSSQVGCSLDCTFCATAQIKRMRNLTAAEIVDQVVIIDEESKRYFNRPLSNIVFMGMGEPLLNYNEVISAIKKITLPEGLGMAPRRITVSTSGIPKMIEKLADEDLRVNLAVSLHSAREEVRNVIMPFSVKFPLTDLIESLQYWYQQTGLRITFEYIVWGGVNDKKEDIDALVKFCKKVPSKVNIIEYNSIDDGIYKQASDKAIDDYIKALESNNIVVNVRRSRGKDIDAACGQLANKTGDN